A part of Parvimonas micra genomic DNA contains:
- a CDS encoding DUF6483 family protein, whose amino-acid sequence MLKNDYIMRKIEEWISMILEFVFKIDKNSSPEKLLKLEESKEVLKDLKSKIDIGNINEAEDSLFEMLKHKTQDSLLIGLLFYSYLNEKDSKFLNEHDFERDEIKTGIKDLLNEFNMNNLSDLI is encoded by the coding sequence ATGTTAAAAAATGATTATATAATGAGAAAAATTGAAGAATGGATAAGCATGATTTTAGAGTTTGTCTTTAAAATTGATAAAAATTCTTCACCTGAAAAACTATTAAAATTAGAAGAAAGTAAGGAAGTTTTAAAAGATTTAAAATCAAAAATCGACATTGGAAATATAAATGAAGCGGAAGATTCTCTATTTGAAATGTTGAAACACAAAACTCAAGACAGCTTGTTAATTGGTCTCCTTTTTTATTCATATCTAAATGAAAAAGACTCAAAATTTTTAAATGAACATGATTTTGAAAGAGATGAAATAAAAACGGGAATAAAAGACTTATTAAACGAATTTAATATGAATAATTTATCAGATTTAATTTAA
- the pip gene encoding prolyl aminopeptidase, with product MEYKTLFPEFESFDFGHLKVDDVHEVYYEQSGNPNGAPVVFVHGGPGCGCGDKSKRFLDPSFYRIVTIDQRGCGKSKPFLELKDNNTQNLAEDMEKIREHLKIDKWLVYGGSWGTTLSLYYAENYPQSVVGLILRGIFLGRDEDIKWLYQGGAGMFFPETFEIFKSPFNEEERKDYVQSYYKYLTSDDYETKRKYGKSFSAFENSVVALEPRVISEEITDEDISMAIMECHYFVNHCFFEENYILNNVEKIKDIPTIIVHGRYDVDCRPVGAYLLHEKLNNSKLIFPISGHTSFDPAMTHELILAQEEFKKLF from the coding sequence ATGGAATATAAAACACTTTTTCCCGAATTTGAATCATTTGACTTTGGACATTTAAAGGTTGATGATGTTCACGAAGTTTATTACGAACAATCAGGAAATCCAAATGGAGCTCCAGTTGTATTTGTTCACGGCGGACCCGGTTGCGGTTGTGGAGATAAATCTAAAAGATTTTTAGATCCTTCATTTTATAGAATAGTAACAATTGACCAAAGAGGTTGCGGTAAAAGTAAACCATTTTTAGAATTAAAAGACAATAATACACAAAATCTTGCAGAGGATATGGAAAAGATAAGAGAACATTTAAAAATAGATAAATGGCTTGTCTATGGGGGTTCATGGGGAACTACACTTTCCTTATACTATGCAGAAAATTATCCACAAAGTGTTGTAGGTTTAATTCTTAGAGGTATTTTCTTGGGAAGAGATGAGGATATTAAGTGGTTGTATCAAGGTGGAGCAGGAATGTTCTTCCCTGAGACCTTTGAAATCTTTAAATCTCCTTTTAACGAAGAAGAAAGAAAAGATTATGTTCAAAGTTATTACAAATACTTAACTTCAGATGACTATGAAACAAAAAGAAAATATGGAAAATCTTTTAGTGCATTTGAAAATTCAGTTGTTGCTCTTGAACCGAGAGTTATTTCAGAAGAAATCACTGATGAAGATATTTCAATGGCAATTATGGAATGCCATTACTTTGTAAATCATTGTTTCTTTGAAGAAAATTACATTTTAAATAATGTTGAAAAAATTAAAGATATTCCTACAATAATTGTTCATGGCAGATATGATGTAGATTGCAGACCTGTTGGGGCTTATTTATTGCATGAAAAACTAAATAATTCAAAATTAATCTTCCCTATTTCAGGTCATACTTCTTTCGATCCTGCAATGACTCACGAGCTTATTTTAGCACAAGAGGAATTTAAAAAACTTTTTTAA
- a CDS encoding SemiSWEET transporter, with protein sequence MIGIVAACLTTFAFAPQVIKIIKDKNTQSLSLIMCIMQTTGIFLWLVHGLKIKDFALIFANSISFVLVLIILVHKIKYK encoded by the coding sequence ATGATAGGAATAGTAGCGGCTTGTCTTACAACTTTTGCATTTGCACCACAAGTTATAAAGATAATAAAAGATAAAAATACACAATCTCTTTCTTTGATTATGTGTATTATGCAAACAACAGGAATTTTCCTTTGGCTAGTTCATGGATTAAAGATAAAAGATTTTGCTCTTATTTTTGCCAACAGCATTTCTTTTGTTTTAGTTTTAATAATACTTGTTCATAAAATTAAATATAAATAG
- a CDS encoding tyrosine-type recombinase/integrase translates to MKNPNGYGSIIKLSGKRRNPFAIVVTDGFDDNGKQIRRYISYHPTKKDAMIALADYNANPYDLEKSNITLRQLFDLWYNQKFKKEINVEITKNMISYKAAFSHCKKFQEKPFLDLRATHLQEIIDNCPAGYPTKKKIKTLFNQLYDFARFKNLNIRDKFNELVKVTNDHKARKKIPFSENEIEILWDNVNDKLNLDIALILIYTGFRISELLNIENENVNLKEMYIKGGMKTEAGIDRIVPIHHRILPFIEKRYNENNKYLIVNKFDRKFQYSNFKREFWERWMKEFKMDHSPHETRHTTATLLKKYNADELFRRRILGHAVTDTTDKFYTHETLEQLQKTIELLP, encoded by the coding sequence GTGAAAAATCCAAACGGCTACGGTTCGATTATTAAACTTTCAGGAAAAAGACGTAATCCATTTGCAATTGTAGTAACAGATGGATTTGATGATAATGGTAAACAAATTAGACGTTACATTTCTTATCATCCCACAAAAAAAGATGCTATGATTGCACTTGCAGATTATAATGCTAATCCTTATGATTTAGAAAAATCAAATATTACCTTAAGGCAATTATTTGATTTATGGTATAATCAAAAATTTAAAAAAGAAATAAATGTTGAAATTACAAAAAATATGATTTCATACAAAGCAGCATTTTCTCATTGTAAAAAATTTCAAGAAAAGCCTTTTTTGGATTTAAGAGCAACACATCTTCAAGAAATTATTGATAATTGCCCTGCAGGTTATCCCACAAAAAAGAAAATTAAGACTTTATTCAATCAATTATATGATTTTGCAAGATTTAAAAACTTAAATATTAGAGATAAGTTTAATGAACTTGTAAAAGTAACAAACGATCATAAAGCTAGAAAGAAAATTCCTTTTTCTGAAAATGAAATTGAAATTTTATGGGACAATGTAAATGATAAGTTAAACTTGGATATAGCTTTAATTTTAATTTATACCGGATTTAGAATTTCAGAATTATTGAATATAGAAAATGAAAATGTAAATCTTAAAGAAATGTATATTAAAGGTGGAATGAAAACAGAAGCAGGTATTGATAGAATTGTCCCAATCCATCATAGAATTTTACCTTTTATTGAAAAAAGATATAATGAGAATAATAAATATCTAATTGTAAATAAATTTGATAGAAAATTCCAATATTCTAATTTCAAAAGAGAATTTTGGGAAAGATGGATGAAAGAATTTAAAATGGACCATTCCCCACACGAAACAAGACATACAACAGCTACACTTTTAAAAAAATATAATGCTGACGAACTTTTTAGAAGAAGAATTTTAGGACATGCAGTAACTGATACTACAGATAAATTCTACACACATGAAACATTAGAACAGTTACAAAAAACAATAGAACTATTACCTTGA
- a CDS encoding DUF4236 domain-containing protein, which translates to MGFKFKKSIKIAPGVKLNLNKKSASVSFGVRGLRKTYSTSGRKTSTVGIPGTGLYYTDVKSKKTTKEKKSTKRKYNYDDAPINKVFDIRVYACLALFLGGLGVHKFYKKDFKKGLIYLLFCWTLIPLIVSMIEGISLIIKYQKERRSN; encoded by the coding sequence ATGGGCTTTAAATTTAAAAAGAGTATAAAAATTGCTCCAGGCGTTAAACTTAATCTTAATAAAAAGAGTGCTAGTGTTAGTTTTGGTGTTCGTGGACTTAGAAAAACATATAGTACTTCCGGAAGAAAAACTTCAACAGTTGGTATTCCAGGAACTGGTTTATATTACACAGATGTAAAAAGCAAAAAAACTACTAAAGAAAAAAAATCAACTAAACGAAAATATAATTATGATGATGCTCCTATAAATAAAGTATTTGATATTAGAGTTTATGCTTGTTTAGCATTATTCTTAGGTGGATTAGGTGTACATAAATTTTATAAAAAAGATTTTAAAAAGGGATTAATATATTTATTATTTTGTTGGACATTAATTCCTTTAATTGTATCTATGATTGAGGGAATATCATTAATAATAAAATATCAAAAAGAAAGAAGATCTAATTAG
- a CDS encoding type II toxin-antitoxin system PemK/MazF family toxin, with the protein MDYKKEENNEEFLNFKSSVFRDFEKFINELSADINEKNKYKQAVNLTYWLNDYKKYLKQEKSFNPKFLPVYKKGSIVEVNLGFNIGTEYGGVHYGIVLTPNDTKKNSNLTILPLSSMKANKTKKDLHTYELFLGAEIYNILTEKAILLLNDIQNEINKLSKILSNMNIEDEHTEFPISIDLKGKIDFEKLEKRRIQAYNCLNKSKKMKKGSFAKINQITTISKMRVRDPLNELSPLYNVVVSDDIMNYINKFLEHFFKF; encoded by the coding sequence ATGGATTATAAAAAAGAAGAAAACAATGAAGAATTTCTAAATTTCAAATCTTCAGTATTTAGAGATTTTGAAAAATTTATTAATGAACTTTCAGCTGATATTAATGAAAAAAATAAGTATAAACAAGCTGTAAATTTAACTTATTGGTTAAATGATTATAAAAAATATTTAAAACAAGAAAAATCTTTTAATCCTAAATTTTTACCTGTATATAAAAAAGGTTCAATCGTTGAAGTAAATTTAGGATTTAATATAGGAACAGAATATGGTGGTGTTCATTATGGAATTGTTTTAACTCCTAATGATACAAAAAAGAATTCAAATCTAACTATACTTCCTTTATCATCCATGAAAGCAAACAAAACTAAAAAAGATTTGCATACTTATGAACTATTTTTGGGTGCAGAGATTTATAATATTTTAACTGAAAAAGCAATACTTTTACTTAATGATATACAAAATGAGATTAATAAACTTTCGAAAATACTTTCTAATATGAATATTGAAGATGAACATACGGAATTTCCAATTTCTATAGATTTAAAGGGTAAAATTGATTTTGAAAAATTAGAAAAACGTCGAATTCAAGCTTATAATTGTTTAAACAAATCTAAAAAAATGAAAAAAGGTTCTTTTGCTAAAATTAATCAAATCACTACTATTTCAAAAATGAGAGTTAGAGACCCATTAAATGAACTAAGTCCATTATATAATGTAGTAGTTTCTGATGATATAATGAACTACATAAATAAATTTTTAGAACATTTTTTTAAATTTTAA
- a CDS encoding helix-turn-helix domain-containing protein, which translates to MNNTFLNRLKAAMQSANLNQCELAKKSNITQSSISDWLNGKYVPKQDKIDALAQALNVTPAYLMGWEENSKELKSIEDLDFSGINRIAAHFEGDEFSEDDLTEIQNFINYVKQKNKNKEK; encoded by the coding sequence ATGAATAATACATTTTTAAATAGATTAAAAGCTGCAATGCAATCTGCAAATCTTAATCAATGTGAATTAGCAAAAAAATCTAATATCACTCAATCAAGTATAAGCGATTGGCTAAATGGAAAATATGTTCCAAAGCAAGATAAAATTGATGCACTAGCTCAAGCCTTAAACGTAACTCCTGCTTATCTTATGGGATGGGAAGAAAATTCAAAAGAATTAAAGTCAATTGAAGATTTAGACTTCTCCGGCATTAATCGAATTGCTGCACACTTTGAGGGAGATGAATTCTCCGAAGATGATCTAACTGAAATTCAAAATTTTATAAATTATGTAAAGCAAAAAAATAAAAATAAAGAGAAATAG
- a CDS encoding DUF739 family protein, whose product MKIKYDYSKLRGLIIEKFKSLDNFADVLPMGRTTLNNKLQSYNYFTQIEIETICEILQIAKEDRNAIFFTRE is encoded by the coding sequence ATGAAAATTAAATATGATTATTCAAAGTTAAGAGGATTAATAATTGAAAAATTTAAGTCTTTGGATAATTTTGCTGATGTTCTTCCAATGGGTAGAACTACACTAAATAATAAATTACAAAGTTATAATTATTTTACTCAAATTGAAATTGAAACTATATGTGAAATATTACAAATAGCAAAAGAAGATAGGAATGCTATTTTTTTTACAAGAGAATAA
- a CDS encoding DUF2513 domain-containing protein, whose amino-acid sequence MKLNQDCIRDILLYLESNLKLDKYMMHKELINNLTDYSKEDIEYSLLKLDEADFVDMHIVSADNITFYSCVIYDITIQGHNFLDSIRPQSVWEKVKNKSSKLGVSSLNSIFQISTMLISEYIKNSI is encoded by the coding sequence ATGAAATTAAATCAAGACTGCATACGTGATATACTTCTATATCTTGAAAGTAATTTAAAATTAGATAAATATATGATGCATAAAGAACTAATAAATAATCTAACTGATTATAGTAAAGAAGATATTGAATATTCTTTATTAAAATTAGATGAAGCAGATTTTGTAGATATGCATATTGTTAGTGCTGATAATATAACTTTTTATTCATGCGTCATATACGATATTACTATTCAAGGACATAATTTTCTTGACTCAATTCGTCCACAATCCGTATGGGAAAAAGTAAAAAATAAATCTAGTAAACTAGGTGTTTCAAGCTTAAATTCTATTTTTCAAATATCTACAATGTTAATATCTGAATATATTAAAAATTCTATTTAA
- a CDS encoding single-stranded DNA-binding protein codes for MNNVNLIGRLTNAVDFRYSQAQNPYCFFTIAVDRGLSKEKKEELQAMNKQTADFIRIVVYGTMAENCKKYLKKGRNVAIQGSIHTGSYVADDGQRKYTFDIVAEKVQFIDWGDSKEKETDSFDNWDVGFEEAKDEEIPF; via the coding sequence ATGAATAATGTAAATTTAATAGGAAGATTAACAAATGCAGTAGATTTTAGATACAGTCAAGCACAAAATCCATACTGCTTTTTCACAATTGCAGTTGACAGAGGATTATCGAAAGAGAAAAAAGAAGAACTTCAAGCAATGAATAAACAAACAGCAGATTTCATAAGAATAGTGGTTTATGGAACAATGGCTGAAAATTGTAAAAAGTATTTGAAAAAAGGAAGAAATGTAGCAATTCAAGGAAGTATTCATACAGGAAGCTATGTTGCAGATGATGGGCAGAGAAAATATACATTTGATATTGTTGCAGAAAAAGTACAATTTATAGATTGGGGAGATAGCAAAGAAAAAGAAACAGATTCTTTTGATAATTGGGATGTAGGATTTGAAGAGGCAAAGGATGAAGAAATTCCATTTTAG
- a CDS encoding N-6 DNA methylase — protein MKEFNNRDIADKFAEYITGQELRKYLAEKVKKYINGEIIVFDGAVGSGQLEQYISLKELVGCDIQNKAIEVAKENYPNNKLIASSFFDYNEEVSCDCTIMNPPFSIKFKDLSIKEQENIQKQFSWKKSGVVDDIFVLKSLKYSKQYGFYILFPGVAYRKTEEQFRKILKNTVLELNIIENAFEDTSIPVLFLIIDKEKTEVKVHKEIYDCKKKSIVHEEICENLEEIWQQPRKEEKKEEINIEALEREIEISKKRRRKIEDEIDRFIAEEIKPFSSGTKREDKEDKQLSIFD, from the coding sequence ATGAAAGAGTTTAACAATAGAGATATTGCTGATAAGTTTGCAGAATACATAACAGGTCAAGAACTTAGAAAGTATTTAGCAGAAAAAGTAAAAAAATATATTAATGGAGAAATAATAGTTTTTGATGGAGCTGTTGGTAGTGGACAGTTAGAACAGTATATCAGTTTAAAAGAATTAGTGGGTTGTGATATTCAAAATAAAGCAATAGAAGTCGCAAAGGAAAATTATCCTAACAACAAACTTATAGCAAGTAGCTTTTTTGATTACAATGAAGAGGTCAGTTGTGATTGTACTATTATGAATCCGCCTTTTTCTATTAAGTTCAAAGATTTAAGTATAAAGGAACAAGAGAACATACAAAAACAATTTTCTTGGAAAAAGTCAGGAGTAGTTGATGATATTTTTGTTTTAAAAAGTTTAAAGTATTCAAAACAATATGGTTTTTATATTTTGTTTCCAGGTGTTGCTTATAGAAAAACAGAGGAACAATTTAGAAAAATTTTAAAAAATACAGTTTTAGAATTAAATATCATTGAAAATGCTTTTGAAGATACTTCAATACCCGTATTATTTTTAATTATAGACAAAGAGAAAACGGAAGTAAAGGTTCATAAAGAAATTTATGACTGTAAGAAAAAAAGCATAGTACATGAAGAAATTTGTGAAAATCTTGAAGAAATATGGCAACAACCTCGAAAAGAAGAAAAAAAAGAAGAAATTAATATTGAAGCACTTGAACGAGAGATAGAAATTTCAAAAAAGAGGAGAAGAAAGATAGAAGATGAAATTGATAGATTTATTGCTGAAGAAATAAAGCCATTTTCGTCTGGAACAAAAAGAGAAGATAAAGAAGATAAACAATTAAGTATTTTTGATTAG
- a CDS encoding rolling circle replication-associated protein, with translation MNNILGFNLGFNFVREKKIFCGEKYLEVDIYPMTVSRKRKGKRSKKEKESLQKQKNLNDKNAKRRFVQIAESNFEEEDLILHLTYNDDMLPKSLEELERNIQNFLRRLKRLRKKLGLEDLKYLLVTSYTTEEQEEYVEEVRPHHHLIINGNISRDLVEDLWRAKREKGEKKGKRFGYANAQRVQYDYVEGITRVSQYIVRNLTQKRKWTCSQNLTRPESRTNDYKYTKRKVEKIVRGGLDKKFWEKQYPDWEIRDVINGYEAIYNEITGWSIYLKLRRKE, from the coding sequence ATGAATAACATTTTAGGATTTAATTTAGGATTCAATTTTGTAAGAGAGAAAAAAATATTCTGTGGAGAAAAATATCTTGAAGTAGATATTTATCCTATGACTGTATCAAGAAAAAGAAAAGGGAAGAGATCTAAGAAAGAAAAAGAGAGTCTGCAGAAGCAAAAAAACTTAAATGATAAAAATGCAAAACGAAGATTCGTACAAATTGCAGAAAGCAATTTTGAAGAGGAAGATTTGATTTTGCACTTAACATATAATGACGATATGCTGCCTAAGTCTTTAGAAGAACTTGAAAGAAATATACAAAACTTTTTAAGAAGATTAAAGAGATTAAGAAAAAAGTTAGGATTAGAAGATTTAAAGTATTTGCTTGTTACTTCATATACAACAGAAGAGCAAGAAGAATATGTTGAAGAGGTAAGACCTCATCATCATTTAATCATAAATGGAAACATTTCAAGAGACTTAGTAGAAGACTTATGGAGAGCAAAAAGGGAGAAAGGAGAAAAGAAAGGAAAAAGGTTCGGATATGCAAATGCTCAAAGAGTTCAGTATGATTATGTTGAGGGAATAACAAGAGTTAGTCAATACATAGTTAGAAATCTTACTCAAAAAAGAAAGTGGACTTGTAGTCAAAATTTAACAAGACCTGAAAGCAGAACAAATGATTACAAATACACTAAAAGAAAGGTTGAAAAGATTGTAAGGGGGGGATTAGATAAAAAGTTTTGGGAAAAGCAATATCCTGATTGGGAAATTAGAGATGTAATAAATGGATATGAAGCTATTTACAATGAAATAACAGGGTGGAGTATCTATTTGAAGTTAAGGAGAAAAGAATGA
- a CDS encoding DNA adenine methylase, whose product MKNVLKYPGSKTRIANWITQFIPEHDVYLEPFFGGGAVFFNKKPARIETINDLSEEVYNYFKVLREKPNKLIHLLSLTPYSRKEYDSSFETSADEVERARRFAVRCCQGFGCSNKYKNGFRSSIGKMSPRTTSFWNDFHETLELASKRLLQAQIENQDALRLIERYNKEEVFIYADPPYPLNVRKKYLYENEMTNDEHIKLLKLLLKHKGKVMISSYENDLYNNFLKYWKKEYKNTTAENSIKRTEVIYMNYDLKKQMGV is encoded by the coding sequence ATGAAAAATGTTTTAAAATATCCTGGAAGCAAAACAAGAATAGCTAACTGGATAACACAATTTATTCCAGAACATGATGTTTATTTGGAGCCGTTCTTTGGTGGGGGAGCTGTTTTCTTTAACAAGAAACCTGCAAGAATAGAAACGATAAATGATTTGTCAGAAGAAGTATATAATTATTTTAAGGTTTTAAGAGAAAAACCAAACAAACTAATACATCTACTAAGTCTAACACCATACAGCCGTAAAGAATATGATAGTTCTTTTGAAACTTCTGCAGATGAAGTAGAAAGAGCGAGAAGATTTGCAGTTAGATGTTGTCAAGGCTTTGGTTGTAGTAATAAGTATAAAAATGGATTTAGAAGTTCAATAGGGAAGATGTCTCCAAGAACAACTTCATTTTGGAACGATTTTCATGAAACACTAGAACTTGCATCAAAAAGACTTTTACAAGCACAAATAGAAAATCAAGATGCATTAAGGCTGATTGAAAGATATAACAAAGAAGAGGTATTCATATATGCTGATCCACCATATCCACTTAATGTAAGAAAAAAATATTTATATGAAAATGAAATGACAAATGATGAACATATAAAATTACTGAAACTTTTATTGAAACACAAAGGAAAAGTTATGATAAGTAGCTATGAGAATGATTTGTATAACAATTTTTTAAAGTATTGGAAAAAAGAATATAAAAATACAACAGCGGAGAATTCTATAAAAAGAACAGAAGTAATTTATATGAATTATGATTTAAAAAAACAAATGGGGGTGTAA
- a CDS encoding Holliday junction resolvase RecU: MTNDEKKFKSLKNNAQGHFFEKEVERACNYYREKNIANIHKVPEPFRVLKKLSAGKFTGQFLRKAEPDFKGCLLNGQCIVFECKYTSQNKIQRSILSENQNVELERNNNLNCITAVCICFAEGLTERYFFVPFEVWLNMEKHFGKKSVTAEDLKKFEIYYKHNRN, from the coding sequence ATGACTAATGATGAAAAGAAATTTAAAAGTTTAAAGAATAATGCACAAGGACATTTTTTTGAAAAAGAAGTAGAAAGAGCTTGTAATTACTATCGTGAAAAGAATATTGCGAATATACATAAAGTTCCAGAACCCTTTAGAGTTCTAAAAAAATTATCCGCAGGAAAATTTACAGGGCAATTTTTAAGAAAAGCAGAACCCGATTTTAAAGGATGTCTGCTAAATGGACAATGTATAGTTTTTGAATGCAAATATACAAGTCAAAATAAAATACAAAGAAGCATATTATCAGAAAATCAAAATGTAGAACTTGAAAGAAACAACAACTTAAACTGCATAACTGCTGTTTGCATTTGCTTTGCAGAGGGACTTACAGAAAGATACTTTTTTGTTCCGTTTGAAGTATGGTTAAATATGGAAAAACATTTTGGAAAGAAGAGTGTAACTGCAGAGGATTTAAAAAAATTTGAGATATATTATAAACATAATAGGAATTGA
- a CDS encoding sigma-70 family RNA polymerase sigma factor → MNKNVFVAAFEKKLYCYPNTQESLQKINDRLEFIETELLSIGSSNPTSYNNNTGSDFNVVENKRLNLISEQIALSQQLKKVEYEYMEIKKGLSYLNKEEYEIIEMRYFKRWSIEKIENNKYISKSSIYREIEKALIKIIERLRGNIN, encoded by the coding sequence ATGAATAAAAATGTATTTGTTGCAGCATTTGAAAAGAAATTGTATTGTTATCCTAATACACAAGAAAGTTTACAAAAAATTAATGATAGACTAGAATTTATTGAAACAGAATTATTGAGTATTGGAAGTTCAAACCCAACGTCATACAACAACAATACTGGGTCAGATTTTAATGTAGTTGAAAATAAAAGATTAAATTTGATTAGTGAACAGATAGCATTATCTCAACAACTAAAAAAGGTTGAATATGAGTATATGGAAATTAAAAAAGGTCTTAGTTATTTGAACAAAGAAGAATATGAAATAATAGAAATGAGATATTTTAAAAGATGGAGCATTGAAAAAATTGAGAACAATAAGTACATTTCTAAAAGTTCAATATATAGAGAAATTGAAAAAGCATTAATAAAAATTATTGAAAGACTAAGAGGAAACATCAATTAA